In Molothrus ater isolate BHLD 08-10-18 breed brown headed cowbird chromosome 19, BPBGC_Mater_1.1, whole genome shotgun sequence, a single genomic region encodes these proteins:
- the LOC118693605 gene encoding uncharacterized protein LOC118693605, protein MPLSHPGRSGAGEDGQITSSWSRPCLTWCARLGTARPLCQAVPCRCHLQSCSGAGAAQGLWSCLLGVPLPCTGSVWCVRFLGEPLCPQLHRGLCRDALVLSELSHVLPRVLECSEGRAPGAWRGREGKLDTSRRVGSEHHGAPTGPLHLSWSLELEGEQLWWAPTGSSARGCCWQQMSLLDLFGARYHQVVVVTKPPPGLASPPQSGSLQSPWSAVSGPLGPTHLFLRMALAELFAAGSPCASGLAVPHAAALECLQQEPEHCECTRTLQHVTVPGDTVENPSSKRLVVCWRRSISSCWHSPAFVHHIWPRRKPSRAQVSFPTCPSTMPAWQPGRCRGSGAGHGAAEPWAPGRDRGSAGAAAGPGWVEVGRDPSEHTQLSLAGTGT, encoded by the coding sequence ATGCCTTTGAGTCACCCTGGCCGGAGCGGCGCGGGGGAGGATGGGCAGATTACCTCATCCTGGAGCCGTCCCTGCCTCACGTGGTGCGCCCGGTTGGGCACCGCAAGGCCactgtgccaggcagtgccctgCCGTTGTcacctccagagctgcagtggagCCGGAGCGGCCCAGGGCCtttggagctgcctgctgggggtgcccctgccctgcacagggtcTGTGTGGTGTGTGCGGTTCCTGGGGGAACccctctgccctcagctgcaccgagggctgtgcagggatgcgCTTGTCCTTTCAGAGCTGTCCCACGTCCTTCCCCGGGTGCTGGAGTGCTCAGAGGGCAGGGCACCCGGGGCATGGcgtgggagggaagggaagctggacaCCAGCAGGAGAGTGGGGTCTGAGCACCACGGTGCGCCAACGGGGCCACTGCATCTGTCCTGGTCCTTGGAGCTGGAGggggagcagctgtggtgggcacccacagggagcagtgccaggggatgCTGTTGGCAGCAGATGTCACTGCTGGACCTTTTTGGCGCCCGGTACCACCAGGTGGTGGTGGTGACAAAGCCTCCCCCGGGCCTGGCATCCCCTCCCCAGTCTGGGTCCCTGCAGTCCCCTTGGAGTGCAGTCTCAGGACCCCTTGGCCCCACACACCTCTTTCTCAGGATGGCTCTTGcagagctgtttgcagcaggttctccctgtgcctctgggcTGGCCGTGCcacatgctgctgctctggagtgcctgcagcaggagccggAACACTGCGAGTGTACCAGGACACTGCAGCATGTCACTGTGCCTGGGGATACTGTGGAAAATCCCAGCTCCAAACGGCTGGTCGTGTGCTGGAGACGGagcatcagcagctgctggcacagccctgcctttgtGCATCACATTTGGCCGAGACGGAAGCCGAGCCGAGCCCAGGTTTCGTTTCCTACATGCCCCAGCacaatgccagcctggcagcctgGGCGCTGCCGTGGCTCCGGAGCTGGGCACGGCGCTGCCGAGCCCTGGGCACCAGGGAGGGAccgcggcagcgccggggctgCAGCGGGGCCGGGGTGGGTGGAGGTGGGACGGGACCCGAGCGAGCACACCCAGCTGTCCCTCGCGGGCACTGGCACATAG